A window of the Xenopus laevis strain J_2021 chromosome 9_10L, Xenopus_laevis_v10.1, whole genome shotgun sequence genome harbors these coding sequences:
- the LOC121398289 gene encoding zinc finger MYM-type protein 1-like yields MSPPSNSKKHKSGSLKRKECFKKKREQQLISKHATRFWSEFRIKATLSQFPEKPHTSTNDAFLNTVEVTASPTCTSHDLVTSLSETTDNANICHLTEQSEITKLLETNDTELAHTDVQICPETGEIDNIAFSTAASIASISNSEKDKIVASTDPALWPKQNKNLLQDYWCCHGPQMCRNFTGKYNVSERRYSGGVKRSFNNEMVERIMPNGETVVRSFIIYSPSEGNIFCFHCRLFSTKTTAFSYYGFSDWKHASDCLIHHENSAEHQRCVKAYIKRCHVQGRIDSEVQKTLEIRERYWKDVLRRVVATVKFLSQYGLPFRGTVERFGSPNNGVYLGSLEYLAQFDPFIAAHIEKYGNKGRGKPSYLSLGICEEMITMMGRKVQNQIVKEIISGKYYSLCVDSTPDVNHVDQLTFTVRFVNKCTGQPVERFLQFVPIHSHTGESLANTILKTLEEHKIPIKDCRGQAYDNASNMSGKYKGVKTHIQKVNPLAEYVPCSAHSLNLVGQRAVSVCPTAADFFSLVQLLYDFFSGSTHRWELLLSHLKPNEKGRVLTLKGLGDTRWSSHANAVKALFQNYCNILQCLKKIESNEEEYVDTRKLAKPLIKKLEKLENVIMCVLWNRILEQFNLTSVYLQSSSMNLGTATNMLRSLETYVASLRDEFEKICTDASVLMPNSTFEATRLRKRKAFFDEKEKENTVLQGCKKFKVESFNVIIDTLVTCLQERIKAYTTLDNRFGFLDDLTLRKLDLLRTNASNLQMAYPNDLEFTFPDEVVAFQSLLQSYNSTNVVQNSIYCSQFLREKNIICVYPNVEIALRIYLTLHVSVAGGERSFSKLKFIKSELRSQMQEQRLNALTLMAIENDIVQSLDFSDIVQSFSIQKSRKKF; encoded by the coding sequence ATGTCACcaccttcaaattcaaaaaaacacaagtcAGGATCACTTAAAAGAAAAGAGTGTTTTAAAAAGAAGAGAGAACAACAGCTTATATCAAAGCATGCTACTCGGTTTTGGTCAGAATTTAGAATTAAAGCTACATTATCACAATTTCCTGAAAAACCTCATACAAGTACAAATGATGCATTTTTGAATACTGTTGAAGTGACTGCAAGCCCTACGTGCACATCACATGATTTGGTTACAAGTTTGTCTGAGACAACGGATAATGCAAATATATGTCATTTAACAGAACAGAGTGAAATTACAAAGTTACTGGAAACAAATGATACTGAGCTTGCACACACTGATGTACAAATTTGTCCAGAAACAGGTGAAATAGATAATATTGCTTTTTCTACAGCTGCTTCTATAGCAAGTATTTCCAATAGTgaaaaagataaaattgtggCTTCTACTGATCCTGCTTTGtggccaaagcaaaataaaaatttgcttcaGGATTATTGGTGTTGTCATGGTCCACAAATGTGTAGAAATTTTACTGGAAAGTACAATGTTTCAGAAAGACGTTATTCTGGTGGTGTGAAACGGTCTTTCAATAATGAAATGGTAGAGCGTATAATGCCAAATGGAGAAACTGTGGTAAGAAGCTTCATTATCTATTCACCTTCTGAGGgaaacatattttgttttcacTGTCGACTTTTTTCAACAAAAACGACAGCATTTTCTTATTATGGCTTTAGTGACTGGAAGCATGCATCTGACTGCCTCATACACCATGAAAATAGTGCAGAACATCAGCGGTGTGTAAAAGCCTATATTAAAAGGTGCCATGTACAAGGTAGAATAGATTCTGAAGTACAAAAGACACTTGAAATCCGAGAGAGGTATTGGAAAGATGTCTTAAGACGTGTTGTTGCCACAGTGAAATTTCTCTCCCAGTATGGTTTACCCTTTCGTGGCACAGTAGAGAGATTTGGCTCTCCAAATAATGGTGTGTACCTTGGATCTCTTGAATACTTGGCTCAGTTTGATCCATTCATAGCTGCACACATAGAAAAGTATGGTAACAAAGGGCGAGGTAAGCCTTCTTACCTGTCTTTGGGTATCTGTGAAGAGATGATTACCATGATGGGTCGCAAAGTCCAGAACCAAATTGTTAAAGAAATAATATCTGGAAAATATTATTCTTTATGTGTGGACTCCACTCCAGACGTAAATCATGTAGATCAGCTGACATTTACAGTTCGCTTTGTCAACAAGTGTACTGGTCAACCAGTAGAGAGATTTCTGCAATTTGTACCAATTCATTCACACACTGGAGAGTCTTTGGCAAATACCATATTAAAGACTCTTGAAGAACATAAAATACCGATTAAAGATTGTCGTGGTCAAGCATATGACAATGCAAGTAACATGTCCGGAAAGTATAAAGGAGTAAAGACTCATATTCAGAAAGTGAACCCACTAGCTGAATATGTGCCTTGCAGTGCACACTCCCTTAACTTGGTTGGCCAGCGAGCTGTAAGTGTCTGCCCCACcgcagctgattttttttcacttgtgcagctattgtatgattttttctcaGGCTCTACACACCGCTGGGAATTGCTACTTAGTCACTTAAAGCCAAATGAGAAAGGTAGAGTTTTGACCCTAAAAGGGCTTGGAGACACACGATGGTCATCTCATGCAAATGCTGTTAAAGCTTTATTTCAAAACTACTGCAACATActgcagtgtttaaaaaaaattgaaagtaatgAAGAAGAATATGTAGACACACGTAAGCTTGCAAaaccattaattaaaaaactggaaaaattggaaaatgtCATAATGTGTGTACTTTGGAACCGAATTCTGGAGCAATTTAACTTAACTAGTGTTTACTTACAGTCTAGTTCCATGAACCTTGGAACAGCTACCAACATGCTAAGGTCCCTGGAAACATATGTTGCAAGTCTCAGAGATGAATTTGAGAAGATCTGTACTGATGCTTCAGTTCTTATGCCTAACAGCACTTTTGAGGCCACCAGGCTTCGTAAACGTAAAGCCTTTTTtgatgaaaaggaaaaagaaaatactgttcTTCAAGGCTGTAAAAAGTTCAAAGTGGAATCATTCAATGTCATAATTGACACACTTGTCACCTGTCTTCAGGAAAGAATAAAAGCATACACCACACTGGATAATAGATTTGGATTCCTAGATGATCTTACTTTAAGAAAACTAGATTTGTTAAGAACAAATGCATCCAATCTTCAAATGGCATATCCAAATGATTTGGAGTTCACATTTCCAGATGAAGTTGTTGCATTTCAGAGCTTACTGCAGTCCTATAATTCCACAAATGTTGTTCAGAATAGCATTTACTGCAGTCAATTTTTGAGAgagaaaaacattatttgtgtCTACCCAAATGTGGAGATTGCCCTCCGCATATACTTAACATTGCATGTTTCTGTAGCTGGGGGAGAGCGTTCTTTCTCTAAACTTAAATTTATAAAGTCAGAATTACGCTCCCAAATGCAAGAACAGCGGCTTAACGCTTTAACACTTATGGCAATAGAAAATGATATTGTACAGAGTTTGGATTTCAGTGATATTGTACAATCCTTTTCAATCCAAAAGTCCAGGAAAAAGTTTTAG